The Vitis vinifera cultivar Pinot Noir 40024 chromosome 7, ASM3070453v1 genomic interval acattaaaattaatctttcaaaattataattataatttttattttatcatctaATGAAATAccttaacattttaaaattatgataattaaaagatataaaaatacttattatcaataaaaatatatttaaaaggcATATAATATTTCCATATTTCCATATTTTATATCCTATTTTTATcgatttctcatttatttttcgTCTCATTCGGATATGTTGTTaatcaagaaatcaaaattctaatttgtGGTTTGTAaatttttgcaaaaaaattatgaaattatttcCCCATATTTAGAAATCGCCCAATTCAAATCATTTTTCCATTGAAGGTCTCACTGAACATTTTGGGCCACTTGCCAGTGGGGTCCAAGCTCCTGCAGAAACTGCCATTGGTTTGTTATAACGGGCTTAAAAACCCTACTGTAACTCTACCCCCATTCCTCCATATTTCTCTGATTCCATCTCCAGGTGaaccctctctccctctctgaCGTCCATAtgggtttttatttgtttgttgatttattattttcatatactGAATCAGTTTGAATTATTCCAAAACCTGTTCTACAGGAAAAGCCCATTTTCCCGGGAAACCATTTTCATTGTGTTTTGTATTTTTGCTTTCTTCTAGTTTGATGGGATGTTCTATGGGAAGCCCTTCACTGTTTTGGGTGTTTCTTGAAATTGTTTTCCATCAAAACAAGCAGGGTACAGAGAAAATGtcttcaaaattcaacactCATTGAGGAAAGTTCTCCTGGGAAAAGGTTACTTAGCTGCTAATGGGTTTCATTTGTTTTGCAGGAAAAATTTTTCCCAGAGAAAAGGTAAATTGGGTAATTGAATTTGCAAAGTGAATTGGGGAATTATTTTCTGATGAAACAAACAGTTAGAATCACCTGAAATTTGGGTTCCCCATATTTGTTCAGGGTTGTGTCCTTTGGTTCCATTTCCCATGTTGTCTATAATTCTTGCTTATGGTATGATCTTTGATGAGTTCAATAGTagatgttttcatttatttaagcAGAAATATTTGTGCTTCCTTGACTCAAAAGAGATAATGGCAGTCAACCTAGGATACAGAGTAATGCCCTACACAGaggaaaaactattttcaattttagaaatgaaagaatgaaagTAATGCAGAAATGTTTGGTGAGGCATTTTTGAAACTGCTTTTGTGTGAATTTCCAGTAAATATGTTGTTTTGTGCATTCTAAAGAAATCGGGTGTTTTCTGCTCATTTCTGAGCGAGAGAATGGATTGTAGAACATCTGTGTTATTTCTGCTACTCTTGTTTGTCAATTGAGCTTTGCTTTAGATTGTAACAAAAAATCTTATGGGATTCTTTGGAGCTCAACCATGATATAAATACCATCTTCACTATCTTTTGTTTGAAACCTTGATATTGCCATtgttattgatattttattccTTGCTTTGGAACACCCTGTTCCAAGAGCCAGGAGCTAGCGCTTTAGTACAGTATACTTCCTCCTTTGCATCAAATCTTGTTCATCTTTAAACTGTTGTTTTCTTTAACTCCTCTTCATTCAAATGAATTGTTTGCTTACTCTCACAAATGTCTTGATGTTACAAGGTAATTGGCTGTATATCTCTTTTGTACTTGAGATATTTGCATTCTATTTCAATGCTAGAGTGGAATGGCCAATGTAATTTTTTCTGCAAGAACAGTGACATTCTTGATAAATGGTTTAAGAATTTGTCTGAGTAAGTTTCAGTTTCAACCAGCACTAATGAATGGAACTTGTCAAATGAACACTTGACATTGAGATTAGCCGCTGTTAATTTGGTTTGTATTGTGGAATTCAACTTTCTAAATGCTTTAGTGAACCATTTCCGAATTTCCATGTTTGTAGTCAATGGCCTGTAGAATGGGAGGAATAATGTTGCAGTCAACTTTATCAGTACCGGAGAGTGAAAGCTCTGACTGTTCATATATCACTTTCACAACTTGTTGTACAATCCAGAACTGGAACAATGAACCAAGTTTCAGTGGACAAATCTCAAAGCTTGGGATGAAATCTGCACCTTTTCCAAGAAAGAGGTACATTTTATGACTTCGTGAACAATTGAGTTAGTTGTGGGTTGTTTGGGGCTTTCTAGTGGCTGTGAACCTTTAATCTTCACTTAATCTTGTTAAATAATTGGTTGCCAAGACATACAGGCAACCAATTCAGATGCTTTAGGCACTGTTGCCTTAAATGCATCTCTCCTAATTCAAATTCTTCTATCTTTCCACCCCTTGCCAGGAAATTCTTTTCTAAATCCACTTGTTTGTTGTGACTTCTTCATGAAAGTTCAATCACATCTGTACCTTGTTTCTGAATCCCAAACTCCAACTGCTGGAAGAATTAGAAATTTTGGGTCTGTTCTGACTAACCTAACAATATTAGAGATTGGTGTGAAAGTATTTGGGTCATTTTCCTGAATTACTATATGCATCTGTACCTTTTCATCACATCAAACAGACTGGAATTTTGCCtttatatttcaataatttctgAATTATTCTCAAGTTATTTCCACAATTTATGAGTTATTGTCAGTAATTGTAAACTGACAGCATATACTTCTTACTCTCTCAGCCTTTCTCCTTTTTTAccatcaaattcatttttggaATTTCTCTGAATTGTTCATCATATTTTGTGGACTAACATTCAGAATCCCAAAACTATACCTTGCAACCTATTAATGGTTGGTGATTAATCATGATTGCCTGACTGAAACTGAAAAATTATCCAGGTTTGCACCTTGATTTCAATCAGCTTTTAAAACATTTGTGGGCCATTTGGATGAATTAAGGGGTATGGATTAGCCGTTATGTTTTGTGGTGCATCTGAAATGAGCCCAATAAATAGCcttcatatttaaatagttGTCTGCTGAAAACTTCTTTGGTGAACCACCCATCTTTAAAATGCATCTGGATATTAAAAATTCTTTCCATGGTGGATTTGGTCTAATAATTACAATGATGTTAATGCCCTCCTGATATGCATCATGTTTTTGTACCTTGAAACAGTTTTCAGACGAGAAGACATGGTTGGAAAACGGCCTTTGCTCTAGACACAGGTGGAATTCCTGATAATGGCGGCCAAGAAAACCTCAATGGAAATGGCCCTGATCTTGGCCAGACTCGATTGGGCAGGATAGTGAGTGCAGGTGGCCGGCAGCTACTGGCAAAGCTGAATTCAGCTAGAAAAAATTTTCCCATGAAGGTCTTTCTCCTTCTGTTAGGCTTCTACACAGCAAATGCACTGGCTACAATTCTTGGACAGACAGGTGACTGGGATGTGCTGGTTGCAGGTGTTGTAGTTGCTGCCATTGAAGGGATTGGCATGCTTGTGTATAAAAAATCTTCGTCTCAGTCTACTGGGAGGCTTCAGTCTTTGGTGGTGATGATAAACTACTGGAAAGCGGGTGTTTGCTTAGGTCTATTTGTTGATGCTTTCAAGTTAGGTAGTTAAAAATAGTGAGCATGCCTAGCTTTAATCATCTAGTTGTTTTATGTACCTGACCAACTGGAAGATTTGTTGAAATTGCAAAGGAAAGAGTTCTGGGTTGCCCAAGTTCTTGTAGCACTGTATATAAACTGCTTCACTTCAATTCTTGTGTTGTCTTCCATTGTTGCTTTCCAATCCGGTAATGTGCTCAACAAGATCATGAAGTGAAGTTGCTACATTTTATATTTCTAACTTGATTTGGTAGTGCTAACGAACTTATTTTTTAGCTGAGTATTGTTTTCTTTCTGTGGTCAAATTGGGACTATTTCCTTCTCTTGTAAATGATTAGTCTTTTCTTCATTAAGACACTAACAAAAGTTATACTATTTCAGCAACAGTACATGATCATTTTTATAGTTAATAACCATCCTTTGGAAATGTCTCAGGGGTCATAGCCTAAGTGCATGGAAGGTAAACATGGAACCCCACAacaatcaaagaaagaaaacagtagaaaggaaaattagagaaaaagcTACAGCAGCAAAAATTGaggaaaggaacaaaaaaaatcttaaacttGCTTGAGCCCAAGGATGTAAGATACTCCAAGAAATGATGCCTTGTATCCTTAAAAATGGCTGCGGATACATTGTTGTCGTGTTTGCTAACTTGTGGGCTGTTGTTTGAATTTGACATGATTTCGTTGGTGTTATCAATGTTCTGGGCTCACAACTTTCTTGGTGAACAAGTTATTTGTTTTAGATCTCTAGGGTTTGCTGGGAGTACTTTCATGTCAAAAATCTGTACTGACAGTTTAGATGGCACTTGCAGAATTGTACATAATGAGACAATGGCTGAGGTTGCGAACAACAGAGGATCACCAATTATGAAGTGCAGGCatccttttttcatttttattcagTGGTATACAAAGAATTAAATCAAAAGGCACTTAAATGGGGGGCAATCCAGGCACATAGGAGGTATCAAGGGTAGGAGAAGAAGCTTGATGTGAAGAATGGTATTCTTTGAGTTGCTGTTTTGTTCTGCCATACGAGTGGCTAGCTGTGAGGACGCTGCAattaaaattcaacaaaatccGAGTCATGATGAAGCAAAAGACCACATGCTCCTTGTGCAGGgagttatcattttttggatgcCCAATCAGTTTAGACAATTAAGGTAGGCACTGGATGTACATATTATGCTGAGGTTGTGTCACAGTAATTGGAAAATGAATCCTTTTGCTATTAGGAGAAAGATTATTCCTGCAACCCAATCGATGCTGTACACTTTCGGCCAGAAGTCAGTGGTAGCCCAGATTAGTTCATGTCCTACTCCTAGCTACATGGTTTTGAGCATTGGGCTTTatgtttttggcatttttccCTCACAGTTGTTAAAGGAGGGCTCAAAGCTTGCGTAGGCCCAAGGCTCAACCACTCACTAGTTATGGTGCCTTGTTTACTAAGACATGCACTTTGTTGGAGAGGCATGCATTGTTTACTAaatgtatattaaaatttatataatttcattattttttatcgAATGTTTCTTTTAAAGGTTTAGAATCTTAAACATTTTGTTGTTTTGATTAGATTTTGAgctctattttataaaatcgaTATACATCCTAAGTTGTGTTTCATTTTGTTTGGGTGCACATCTTGTATTGTGTCTTGCACCTAAGCACTGGGAGATTTTTGTGCCTTAAGTTTGTCTTGCAACTTCTAAAACTATGTGAATCCCCGTCGGTAGCGTGACATaccccaaagaaaaaaaaaggaaagaaagaaagaaaagagaaagtaaAAGACATTTTTGTTACACCTTTCAAGCTGCTGAACAAAGTAgacagaaaatgaaaaaagggtATCTTGAGGCCTAATAAATTGGGATGAGATTCCCCCATAAAGTGGGGGATGCAGGACTAGCATTATGCTCATGAGCTTGTTTCTGAAGCCCTGACCCCTATGTGAAACTTCTGTTGTTGCAAGGAAGACCACTTGCTGTTGACAATGGTGATTCATTTTACTTTTCCAGCTCAGCATCCATGTGGTTTCTTTGCGTTTCAGATAAAGTTTTTGCTTCTCAGTGTTTGGAATATTCAAGAATCTTTCGGTATTTGGATAGAGAATGCCTTTTAATTAAACTGTTATATAACTGAATTGTTGAATATGATCAATATGCATTGTACTGTCAGGAATGCTGATAATTGTTTCCTTCTTCGTATAGTCATTTTGAATCAGCATTACAGCCTCTTTCTGGGGAAGAGACCCAGAATCATGCTTTGCTTTTGAAGTAGTTTTTTGTTCTCCTTTGAGTTTCTCCTTTACATCATGGAATGAGATGTCAAAGTGACATGGGGTAGGAAGCTTCATATCACCTGCTCCTGTTCTTTTAGGGCCTGCTCTATATTTGCAAAATCATGTTCTTTTTGGAACCCTTTATTCCATTTCATTCTTTGAGAAAGTCGCTTCTTTGAGAAAGGTAAATCTATGATGTCTCATCTGCAGAGTAAAGATAATCTACTTAAAAAGGCTTGAAAGTAGAACACGATTTTATTCCACTTGTTCCACAAGTATCAATGGGCTGAGAGGCATGCATGGGGCCATTGTGGTCCTCGCGCTGGTTACTTTCCTCACTAGATGATTAGGGTGGCCTGTTCTCCATTTCAGCATTGTTTCTCCAGAGTCCTGTGGGTGCTGCTAACCAGTTTCATATTGCAATgtttaatcatcattattgtATCTGGATCTACCCTCCAATGTTTCCTAATTTTAGTCAACAAAAGAGCATTTTGCTTTCTATGATTTTCAGCCATTTATCATTGATCAATTCTCCAAacagagaaaagggaaaaaaaaaatcttctgaAAATCTAATCAGGTTTGGGACGCAATAAAGTGGATTCTTCATACCTAAATACAATGATGGAAACCTAAGGTGGTCCTCACTCCTCACGCCTCTTGTCACCAAAACAGTGGGAGTTTAAAGCTTTTTGTATGCAAGAAGTTGATCCTTTGTTTGCTATTTCCAGAATCTGTagcacttttctttttttctttttagtccTTCATCAGTGTTTGTAGTATTCATCCATTCCGAGtatatataatcaaacataTCTTTTTAGATTCTTATAAAACCCAATAATTTACACAATGAAGCGAAAAGTGAAACCCATACTTACCTACAACATTAAAGCATTCAAGTACATTTATTCAAACCCTATTAAATAGACCTTGACCCATCTAGTATGGTGGGTTTTACTTGCTTCGGCTGGCTAGACAAACGTTACTTACTTTTCAAGTCATGTTGACCAGACTCACCTAAAGCTCTATCTAACAAGTTGGACCTGCTCCACAGTTGCTCCTCATCTTTTTGTAATTCCAAATGAATGGTAGTTGGTCGTGATTCTTGACCTCATTGTTCATTCTTAGCATGATAGGATTTGAGTGGTTACCAAACTGTTAACAAAGAGTGCCCTTTGGAAGGTATACAAATAGGATGAGCATTCATTAGGTTTCTGGCGTCTGTTGATGAGTTTAATTCAAGTCAGCTCGCAGATTCTCTAGGCAGAGTCTATTACCAGGCCTTTTACTAATGATTTGAATGgaaaacccacaaaaaaaaatgaaggattcTCTAAATGAAGCCTGATGCGGTGCATGGGCGCATTGATTCTTGTGGTGCAACTTGGTTGGATAGATTAAAGCTAAACCatattaataatgataacaatggCGCTGCCTTTGAAAGAAGTGACAGTgggtttaaaatttcaaatttcaaattgctAGAAAATAAATTCAGTTGTGGATCTTTCGGTGCGCATTCTGGTTTGCAAAAATGTGATGTACATCGTCATCTGTACTTTTATCATTTGATGTTGAATGCACTGAAAAGACCGCTACGGATCACTCCTCAATGGCCTACAGATCAGAGATATGTGCCAGGAGATGTCAAGGAAGAGatttatttataggaaaaatgatacaatccaaCAGAGGGTGAGGTAGAGGAGGtggtagtggtggtggtggtcaTAATGTGACTGATGGAGTCTCCTGCAGCTGGGAATGGTGTGGTCACTGTGTGATATGGTCCGAGTAGTTATTATTCAATACTAAAATTCACTGGAAAGCAGACATAATAATCATGGCCCCTAAAACGACGACGCATCCGGGTACATCCAAATGGACCATGTTGAGAGGGGAGGTAGAGGGTGagggtggaggtggaggtggtgggGGGACAGCCAAGGTAGAAGAGATGCTTTTTGCATCATATCATTGGCATTGACTCTCTTGTCCAAATGTCTTTGGAAAGTTCGCTTTTTCTGTCCATTCTGGGATTCTACGCCTTCCCCCCGAAACTAAAGACCCCTCCTTCTTCCCCTCTCCCCACTACTCCCAACGGACCTTTTTCTGGATTTTGTGTTTGCCAACTCGAGGCACTTTCGCTCGTGAGACTGGCATCATCCGCCACAGATCGAGAAGGAAAGATTCTGAATTTCTGATCACACCCCCTATCTTCTCAATCGTTAACAtctatttggatttttttttttgaactgtTGTAGGCAGGATTATAAATTTTTGCCTGTAGCTTTTGACTGATTCATTCTTAGTAAGAACCATTTTGTCACATTAATCTGTGGGAAGTGGGAAGCGGGAAGCCTAGACAAAAAAATATGTGACCCCAGTCTCTGTAATTCATCCACAAAGAATTCGTTCAAACTCTTAAGTTTTGTCCtcatcaaacaaacaatggtttAGCAAAGCTATAAAAATGAGGATTCCCAAAAATGGTATGCTTCATCTCCAATTTTACtcagttttataattatttcttgtttGTCTCCATGTTATTTCAGTTGAATTTTGTGCATGGTTTCTTGAAAACTGAAATTGCAGCAACTGTCTACCAACATATAGGAACTGCAGAAGAAGCTCCTACGGTCCTACGTCACTCCTACCAACTTCGCCTGATTCCAAATTTCCCTTGTTACCAATGAAGCTATCCATCCCTTAGAGATCTTATGCACATTATGACATAATTTGAGCTTTGCACTATTTGACCATAGCTgtttaaaaatgtattaatcTTTCTCTTGATCTGAAATGGTGGAGACACATGGGCATGGAACCAAATCTTGTGTTTAGaaaaaacttactaaatttCCAGAAAAATCTCTGTGACATGGAAATCTGTGTAAAATAGGTAGATTAGTGTACTAGGGGATGTTATTTTTTGTAATCCTCAGTTAAAGAATCTCATTAATACAGCTCGCTAATTTAGTGGAATCACAAAGCATGTCTGTcagtttcatttaaaaattcattcttcacTTGCTCTCTGATATTTCCTTCCAAATTTGACATCGAAAACTCCCCCATCTcacataaaattttgataataagataaaatagaAGTTTCAGTAATTTATGTATTTGAACTAGACCCATCACCTCCGGGCAAGggccttaaaaaaatttagggaGAAGTCCAAAAGATCACTTCTGAACAACGATCCATTTCCTGCCAAAGTCAAGCCAAATACAAGATATTGAATTATTTTCCATATATTCTTAAGTTCATTATCTTATCTTCTGTGATGGGGAAAATTAGCATGAGCTTAATTGTTTAACAAAACGCCCATATTTGTAGCTCAACCAGCCCCCATTCCTCCTCCTAGGGTCTATGATACTTTCACAGTTTCAGTCACTCATGCTTGCAGCAGGCTTTTGGGCTTTTCTGCCATCTGAAATATGAAAAGGCATTCCTATAattttcactttctctctcaTGGTTGTGATAAAGAAGCTTTTTTCAGTAGTAGGTCAATATCACGACAAAAAGAGGCCTGCTCACCTTACCACACtcatatctttttcttttgtatttgcCTTGGAAAAGGTCAAGGCACCTTACCCTATTTTATTTGTGGATTCTGTGACAAACGTTAGTCCCTTTGATACTGGAGGACAATTTGGGCATCTCCTAATTTCTCGAGAGGGTTTAGACAAAAGAAAGCCCACAAAACCTTATTTCCTTTTAAGCATCCaatgtttcctttttctttcaccTTCACCTTTCATCCCTTTTGAGGTGACACTGCTTTCATCTTGGCCTTGATTCCTGCTTCCAAATCAAATTTAGACATAACCCATTTCTGATTATTGCTTGGAGCTTCATGAGTTGCTAATTTAGATGGATGGACTCACTAGTTGTGATCTTCGGAGTGATAGTGGAACTTACAATCAAACCAGTTTGGACCCCAACTGagttttgaattattttctaacCTGTTATTTGATCAAAATGACAACAATTTGAAGTACATTAATCAATTTAACACCATTCACGCATAATGGGCAATGATTGCAATATCTAAACCGACATTAGTCCAACCAGTTGTGCACTTAGGCACTCCCAAATATTTCAGTGCGGAACTCAGATGGACTAAActccaaaaatattatcatatccGAAGATTAATAATGGCCAAGTCTAGTACAAATGATTGGAGAAAGTTTGTCATCATATTCCCGTTCACCCTTAGCAACAAAACTCACACGGGCCCATGAGCTAAACAAGGGTGAATAATTGCAACTAGCTAGTGCAATGCTGATTCAAAGatcaaatataaatttggagaaaagaCATTGTGAAAACAACCATTTACCAGAACTTagcaagtcatacaagtttgGATTGATCCGATCTAGTATACAAATGTATATTAATTTTGGACAGTTCTTTGTATCCAGGGATGCAGAGCTAATATCCCCCTACTAACCATGTAAGGGACAACGTTGGCGGGACGGTCACCAACTCCCACTTGCTTcccaacaaaagaaaagaatgtgGGGATTGGGTTGTtgttgtttattatatatttttaacccTAACGCTGAGAGTCATAGCCACTGCTTATCTTCCCATGATTTGTCCCTTTAGATTTGGGATCTCTAGTTGGACTAATCCACCCGATTCCACCGTTGTCCACTTTTGTATACTTTGACATTGAGGGGTCTACGGCTATCACTACTCACTAGCATGAAACTTTCTTAAGAAAAGCCCACGAACTCGTCAACATCTTTTAATGCAAAAGGCCCCTCCATTGCAAAAGCCAGTAGTTTTGGTGAGTCTCTTCATGCACAAGACACTTTGGTCAAAAGGGTTAGCTTTTGTTAGCCGTTTTCGTGGTGTTTTATGTAAGCATTTTCAGCCCGGCCCTGTCATGTTCAGACCCTCTTGATAGCAAATTATCGCCTTGTGGTGCTGCCTGGAAGGCCTGGTTTTGCTTCAATGCAAGAAGACAAGTGGGGTTTTAGAGTCTAAGTGGTAGTCTTTGGGAAACCCATTTGGTCGTTTGGACTGTTGGGTTTTGTTCATCTCTGAGACATTCTATTTGGGTATTCATCCTTTGTTTCTATCTAGTTTTGACGGTAAATGTTCTTTGGTTTCTGCTTTTGTTTATGCTTTGTTGGTTTTGCAAAATACTTTGGCTTTGTGTGATGATGATAATACTACTGAAATGATAGTCATTGCTTTCAAGTCCGTGATGCCATCATGGCACCCGTCCTTTGGTCTGTTCTTTGTTCCTGAAATTTTTACAGTTGTTTGTTTCAAGTCTACCACGATACAccttttcccctgtttttgtttttgtgttttttcattttgcaaaatgcttttgttttcttgtgtCGGTAAGAAAATTAGCTGTGATCGTATATGTTcttaataattgttattatttttgtttctgaTTTTGGAAATGGGTTTTGTTTCCTACATGATGGTAATTTTATTGACATTACAGATGTTCTTGGAGAGGGGTTTTGAAGGTCGTGACAGTAGTAGCATGCTGGAACTAAGAATGGCTCCCAGACACAAGCGTTCAAAGAGGTGGGTATTGATTTCTTGTGAGCTTAGATTATTCGTTCTTATATGTTCCTTCCAGTTTTTGGCAATTGAAGTTGATGGTTCCTTGAACCAGAAGGACTTCTGAAATGGATCATTAATAAAGTGGAAGGTAAAGCTTTCACTTTTACAGCCAGGCCATTTTCTCAGTTTTAGTGAGTCACCACTCCCAAGTAACGAAAAACCTGAAATTAGAGTTTTAGGTTAAGTTTGAGAGCTTCCAATAGgggaaattttggaatttcttgAATCTAGTCTTTTTAAGGCATGAAGTTTTTGTGTCTCTGTTTGTAATTTgcagaatttttctttttgggttttcaaagttttgtcTTCTGATAATTTTTTTGCAATTAATCCAGTAAATAGTTGCTTTTCAATGTAGATTATGTAATTTGAAACCTTGTGGATGTGGTTTTGGGGAAGTACTAACTTAAGGGCCTCCTTATGGAAAGAAAGTGCACGGATGACTTTCCCTCTCTCAGCTTCTTCTCCTTCTTAAAAACTTAAGTTGCAGAAAATATCTTTTAGCTTGACCTTTTGCTTAAGTGGCCAAGAGATGCAATGAAAAACTTCACATCTCGCCCAACTGATTCTTGTGTTTGGTTTTATGCAATGACAGCTATCCTGATAAGAGAAGAGTTGAAGAAGGTAACCTAGATGGTTCTCTTGAAGCCTCTCACTGTCTAAAGTTGGTAAGAATCACTTAATTCCACCTTTACATACGAGTGTAATTcaccaaaaaagggaaaagttcCAACATTATGCTCATGTAATCTAATTGAGCAGAATGTGAGTTAATACGCTTCCTTCTCCCTCCCTTTTCTTgttcttattctttttctttttctctctttttcttctatcAATCCATGTAGTCGTCCATAGTCTTACAGCCGTTTAACATATATCCATAGTAATTTAGAATGAATTTCCTTAAAATGATTTCAGCAATGTCTTAGTGTTCAACCCTTTTTTTGTCTGGTCCCAGGATATGGGACACTTGACAGACTGTGTCAAACCCAAGAAGAAACAATCCCCTAATACCGATATGCAAAATTCTTTGAAGCAAGAGGTATGGAATTAAACTTATCTTAAATGCAGTCCAATTTCTTGCTCATGGTTCAATTAAGTGTTGTCTGGTGATAAGGGTCCAGATTTCGGGTTTTTATATTTATGGTTTCTaaatcattaaaagaaaaataaaaattgcagaTCCTACAACTTGAGAAAAGATTGCAAGGCCAATTTGCAGTGCGTTGTGCTCTAGAGAAAGCACTGGGTTATAGATCTTCCTCACATGATACTACAGTTGAAATTTCAATGCCCAAGGTAGTTCTTGTGTTCATTTTATGGGAACAGATAGGCAAATTATTTTGCCtgaatttaataatgaattatttAGATGGTTCAATGCATTTCTTTTTTGTTCCAAGTCTTTCAATTTTTATGACTAgcataaaataatcaaaattgatGTGTTTTTCCTGAAATATTTGTGTTCAATAGGCTACAAAAGAATGTTTGTCTGATTGTGTGGAAGTTTATGaatctttgttttttaagtCTTAAACTATGGTATTGACTTGTTTTGCTTCATCACCATTATTTCTTTGTGGTTATATTCTAACTTTGCTTTTATTGCACTCCAGCCTGCTATGGAACTAATTAAGGAAATTGCAGTGTTAGAATTGGAAGTTGTGCATTTGGAACAGTATCTTCTTTCACTGTACCGGAAAGCATTTGATCAACAAGTATTGGTACAATCCCCTTCTGCCACAGATGCAAGATTAAGATCACCTTTAACGTTCCCAAGGGGGGGAGCTCTGGAAGCTTGCAGACCTGATATCACATCAAAAAGGGAAAATTCAGCAGCTTATCATAGTTGTCAATCACATGTCAATCCGAGGAAGGAATCCAATGGAATTAGTGAAGAGAAGATATTGGATTCCAGTGTTCATCGTTGTCACTCCTCACTATCACAGCGATCGGCCTTTCCGACTAGAACTTCTCCTCCAGCAGAATCTCTGACCAAAGCTATACGTGCCTGTCATTCCCAGCCTTTGTCCATGATGGAGGTAGGTAACCCAA includes:
- the LOC100255264 gene encoding ycf20-like protein isoform X1; the encoded protein is MGFICFAGKIFPREKSMACRMGGIMLQSTLSVPESESSDCSYITFTTCCTIQNWNNEPSFSGQISKLGMKSAPFPRKSFQTRRHGWKTAFALDTGGIPDNGGQENLNGNGPDLGQTRLGRIVSAGGRQLLAKLNSARKNFPMKVFLLLLGFYTANALATILGQTGDWDVLVAGVVVAAIEGIGMLVYKKSSSQSTGRLQSLVVMINYWKAGVCLGLFVDAFKLGS
- the LOC100255264 gene encoding ycf20-like protein isoform X2 yields the protein MACRMGGIMLQSTLSVPESESSDCSYITFTTCCTIQNWNNEPSFSGQISKLGMKSAPFPRKSFQTRRHGWKTAFALDTGGIPDNGGQENLNGNGPDLGQTRLGRIVSAGGRQLLAKLNSARKNFPMKVFLLLLGFYTANALATILGQTGDWDVLVAGVVVAAIEGIGMLVYKKSSSQSTGRLQSLVVMINYWKAGVCLGLFVDAFKLGS
- the LOC100255264 gene encoding ycf20-like protein isoform X3; translation: MGFICFAGKIFPREKSMACRMGGIMLQSTLSVPESESSDCSYITFTTCCTIQNWNNEPSFSGQISKLGMKSAPFPRKSFQTRRHGWKTAFALDTGGIPDNGGQENLNGNGPDLGQTRLGRIVSAGGRQLLAKLNSARKNFPMKVL